From a region of the Synechococcus sp. RS9916 genome:
- a CDS encoding DUF4336 domain-containing protein has translation MKGDLSATEGVSAEGQRWPWWPLLPLYPYGRRATHVEELIPGQVWSFEQLQGVYYVAVPIRLTVVKVPGGLMLVNPLPPTAELKAQLKVLEAAHGPVRTIVLPTASGLEHKLPLGPLARAYPQAEVWVCPGQWSFPVQLPLAWLGVPAARTKVLLDDGVPHPDVCDWISLGPLDLGVGCFQEISCVHRPSGSLLVTDALVGISSTPPAVFDHDPAPLLFHSRERGDQPFNDTPANRRRGWARLVLFASYLRPEPLEVPGIADVIRQAFKPGLRSLRTHFGIYPFAWKPGWQSAAEALMGDDTPRLQVAPVLERLVLPRAKGALLAWLDRVAEHTELRWLVPAHYSAPVPFTSEMARALKASLLNRDWAPSTGNWEFLGSIDQRLLDLGVVPETP, from the coding sequence ATGAAGGGCGATCTGAGTGCAACTGAGGGCGTCTCGGCAGAAGGCCAGCGCTGGCCCTGGTGGCCGCTGCTGCCTTTGTATCCCTATGGCCGTCGTGCCACCCATGTTGAAGAGCTGATCCCTGGGCAGGTGTGGAGCTTTGAGCAGCTCCAGGGCGTCTATTACGTGGCGGTGCCGATTCGGCTCACGGTGGTGAAGGTGCCGGGCGGCTTGATGCTGGTGAACCCGCTGCCGCCCACCGCTGAACTCAAGGCGCAACTAAAAGTGCTGGAGGCCGCCCATGGCCCGGTACGCACGATTGTCTTGCCCACCGCTTCAGGGCTGGAGCACAAGCTGCCGCTTGGTCCCCTCGCCCGTGCCTATCCCCAGGCGGAGGTTTGGGTGTGCCCGGGTCAATGGAGTTTCCCCGTGCAGTTGCCGCTTGCATGGCTTGGAGTCCCAGCGGCGCGCACCAAGGTGCTGCTCGACGATGGCGTTCCCCATCCCGATGTGTGCGATTGGATCTCGCTTGGGCCCTTGGATCTGGGTGTGGGGTGCTTTCAGGAGATCAGTTGTGTGCACCGTCCTTCCGGTTCCTTATTGGTGACCGATGCTCTGGTGGGAATTTCGTCAACACCACCCGCGGTGTTTGATCACGATCCCGCACCGCTTCTGTTCCACTCCCGTGAACGGGGTGATCAGCCGTTTAACGACACGCCGGCGAATCGTCGCCGCGGTTGGGCGCGCCTTGTGCTGTTTGCGTCCTATCTACGACCCGAACCACTGGAGGTGCCGGGCATCGCTGATGTGATTCGCCAGGCATTCAAACCAGGCTTGCGTTCACTGCGCACCCACTTCGGGATCTATCCCTTTGCGTGGAAGCCGGGATGGCAATCCGCCGCCGAAGCCCTGATGGGTGATGACACCCCCCGACTGCAGGTGGCTCCTGTGCTTGAGCGCCTTGTGCTGCCGCGAGCCAAAGGTGCGCTGCTGGCTTGGTTGGATCGTGTGGCGGAGCACACCGAATTGCGCTGGCTCGTGCCTGCGCATTACTCAGCCCCAGTGCCGTTCACATCAGAGATGGCACGTGCACTCAAAGCGTCTCTGCTCAACCGCGATTGGGCCCCCAGCACAGGCAACTGGGAATTTCTCGGCAGCATTGATCAGCGTTTGCTAGATCTTGGCGTTGTGCCAGAAACGCCCTGA
- a CDS encoding DUF760 domain-containing protein produces the protein MFNPEFLTTDSQDGQPVNGLIQYLQDQSPEVMQRVAKSASNDIQDIIRHNVQGLLGMLPGEHFEVKVTANRDNLANLLASAMMTGYFLRQMEQRKELEETLFADDEMSVTPDEL, from the coding sequence ATGTTTAACCCGGAGTTCCTGACAACTGATAGCCAGGACGGCCAGCCGGTGAATGGGCTGATTCAGTACCTCCAAGACCAGTCTCCCGAAGTGATGCAGCGCGTGGCCAAATCGGCCAGCAACGACATCCAAGACATCATTCGCCACAACGTGCAGGGCCTGCTCGGCATGCTTCCTGGCGAGCACTTCGAAGTCAAAGTCACCGCCAACCGCGACAACCTGGCCAACCTGCTGGCCTCAGCAATGATGACGGGCTACTTCCTGCGCCAGATGGAACAGCGCAAGGAATTGGAAGAGACCCTGTTTGCCGACGATGAAATGTCGGTGACACCCGACGAACTCTGA